The DNA sequence CCAAAGGTCGTACCGCTGCCGAGGCGGGTCACCTGGCACGGGTGAAGGACGTGCCGATTCATCCACCATACGGAGGAACCACATGGCGTTGCGTAAATCGTTGGCCGCGCTCGGCGTCTTCGGGATCTGCCTCATCTCCATGGCACCGTCGCCCGCAGCCGCCGTGCCGGTCGAAGGCGGCGTGTCGGCCGAAGGCGGCGTGTCGGCGACGGCGGCGTGTCGTCCGCACTCACACTCGCCGAAGGACACGTTCAACAACGGCTACCCGTCCAAGGGCAGCGTCCCGGTCCGCTCGGCGGGCCCGTACGGGGACTGTTCGATCGACGGCTACATCGACAGCAGCACGCGACTGCACTACCACTGCTACACGGTCAACGACTACGGCAACACCTGGACGTGGGTCCGGGTGGTCGGCGAGGACATCGCCGGCTGGGTTTGGGACGAGAATCTGGAAGGTTACGGCTCGGCCGTGCGCTGCTGACCTACCTCCCGTGGGCGTCCCCGCCTGGTCGGGCGGGGACGCCACATCAACTAGTACTCCAGTCGCACCTCGTGATGTTGCATTTGTCTTCGCTGATAGTGGGCTTCTTTGGCGCGGTGTCGGTGGAGTCTGCGCCAGTGGGACCAGGCCCAGGCCCAGGCCCAGGTGCGGTCGTGAATGGTAGTGATCAGGTGTGCCAGGAGACGCCTGACCTCGCGAGGGTAACCGGGATGAGGTTCCCCCGATGACCCGAGGTGGTTGTTACCTGGATGCGGTCGGTTCCGCCGGGATGGTAGCTGGATGGGCCTGGGCGGCGTGCCAGGCGGCTTCGTACTCGTCGGGGCTGAGCCAGCCGAGGTCCTTCTGGATGCGTTCGGTGTTGTAGAACCCGTCGATATAGCGGAACAGGTCGTTCTCGGCCTCGTCGCGGGTGCGCCAGGAGCGGCGGTAGACCAGTTCGATCTTGAGCGTGGAGAAGAAGTTCTCCATCAGCGCGTTATCGTAGGAGTCGCCGATCGATCCCATCGAGGGAAGGATCCCGTTGTCCTGCAACCGTTCCGCGAAGCGGAAGGCCGTGTAGGTGGCGGATTCAACCGGTCGTCGCAACACCTTGATCGTGGAGGGGTCGGATGGGACGGCCAGCAGGGTGGATGACGACTGTGACGGGGCGTCCGGCGATGAGATCCCCGGGGCGGCCTCCGATTCGTCGTGATGTGGAGCGTGCGTTCTGGAATGCGATCGCGGAAGGGGTGTCCACTGAGGATGCGGCTGTCGCGTGCGGCGTGTCGGGGCCGGTGGGCTGGCGGTGGTTCCGGCAGCGTGGTGGCGTGCCCTCGATCAGTCTCACCCCACCATCTGGCAGGTATCTGTCGTTCGCCGAGCGCGAGGAGATTGCGCTGCTGAGGGTCCAGGACGTCGGCGTGCGCGAGATCGCCCGCAGGTTGGGGCGGTCACCGTCGACGATTTCGCGGGAGTTGCGCCGCAACGCCGCCACCCGCGGTGGTCGGTTGGACTACCGGGCCTCGATCGCGCAGTGGAAGGCCGAACTGATGGCCCGACGCCCGAAGGCCGCCAAGCTCGCCGCCGATGATCTGCTCCGCGAGTACGTCCAGGACCGGCTTGCCGGCGCGATCGGCACGCCCGGAGGAGTGGAGGTCGGGCCGATCGCGCGCAAGTGGAACGGCCGCGGCAAACCCCGGCAAGAGGACCGCGAATGGGTGACGGCGTGGAGTCCGGAGCAGATCAGTCGCAGGTTGCCGCTGGACTTCCCCGATGATGAGTCCATGCGGATCTCGCACGAGGCGATCTACCAGGCCCTCTACGTCCAGGGGCGCGGCGCGCTGCGGCGGGAGTTGGTCGCCTGTCTGCGCACCGGTCGTGCGCTGCGGGTGCCGCGTGCTCGCGCCCGCCAACGCGCGAGCGGTCACGTCACCGCCGAGGTGATGATCAGCGAGCGTCCGGCCGAAGTCGAGGACCGGGCGGTGCCGGGTCACTGGGAAGGCGATCTGATTATCGGCGCCGACCGGTCGGCCATCGGCACGCTGGTGGAGCGGACGACGCGGTTCACGATGCTGCTGCACCTGCCCCGCATGGAAGGCTTCGGCACCGAACGGCACGTCAAGAACGGTCCCGCGTTGGCCGGTCGCGGCGCCCTGGCGGTGAAGGACGCGATCGCGGCGAGGTTCACGACCATGCCCGACCAGTTGCGGCGGTCGTTGACCTGGGACCGCGGCAAGGAACTGGCCCGGCACGCGCAGCTGCGGATCGAGACCGGGGTGGCGGTCTACTTC is a window from the Saccharothrix saharensis genome containing:
- a CDS encoding IS3 family transposase, whose protein sequence is MRRPVESATYTAFRFAERLQDNGILPSMGSIGDSYDNALMENFFSTLKIELVYRRSWRTRDEAENDLFRYIDGFYNTERIQKDLGWLSPDEYEAAWHAAQAHPATIPAEPTASR
- a CDS encoding IS30 family transposase encodes the protein MTTVTGRPAMRSPGRPPIRRDVERAFWNAIAEGVSTEDAAVACGVSGPVGWRWFRQRGGVPSISLTPPSGRYLSFAEREEIALLRVQDVGVREIARRLGRSPSTISRELRRNAATRGGRLDYRASIAQWKAELMARRPKAAKLAADDLLREYVQDRLAGAIGTPGGVEVGPIARKWNGRGKPRQEDREWVTAWSPEQISRRLPLDFPDDESMRISHEAIYQALYVQGRGALRRELVACLRTGRALRVPRARARQRASGHVTAEVMISERPAEVEDRAVPGHWEGDLIIGADRSAIGTLVERTTRFTMLLHLPRMEGFGTERHVKNGPALAGRGALAVKDAIAARFTTMPDQLRRSLTWDRGKELARHAQLRIETGVAVYFADPHSPWQRGTNENTNGLLRQYFPKGTDLSRWDVDEIEAVAAALNSRPRKTLGWRTPAEAFNDHLSSLQQAGVATTD